The Halorussus rarus genome includes the window CGAACGCCAGCTTCAGCGACATCGTCAGTGCGGTGAAGACCGCGGTCCGGCCGGGCTTTCGGCGGACGGCCGAGTAGAGCGCGTACAGGAAGACCGGGGCGTTGACCACGTTCAGGAGGTTGGCCCGACCGGCGTCGGCGCCCTCGACCCACAATCGCTCGCCGCGGACGCCGCGGGTCATCCAGCCCTCGTCGGACTCGGGGTCGGGTTCCGGGAAGAGGACTGGGTTGACGACGACGAACGCGACCGTCGCGGCGAGCAGCTTCCAGTTGCGGGCGTAGAGCGCGTACACCAGCAGCGGGCCGGTCGGAACCCGAGTCCATCCGCTCGCGGGGTTCTCGTGGCGGTCCCAGAAGTCGGCCTCGGCGAGCCGGCGGCGAAGCGTCGCGGCCATACTCCCGGGGCGTACGCGGGGCGCACACAAAATCTTCACGTCGGAACCGGGCCGTTGTCGACCGGGTAGGCACACGCTAACCAGTAGCTAAAAACCGGACGCCGGTGATACCTGGCTCCATGCACGACACCTCCCGGCGGTGGCTGGCCGCCGCGCTGGCGCTGGCGTGTTGCCTCTCGATGGCGACGCCGCTGGTCGCCGCGTCGAACGGGACGAACGCGAGTGGAACCGCACAGAACGCGACCGACGCAGGAGCCGCCCAGAACGCGACTCCGAACCCCTGCGCGGGGACGATAACCGCACCCGCGAACGGGACGACGGTCATCAGCGTCCAGGGGTTCCGGTTCGGCGAGCAGGGCGGCAAGCGCCCCGCGAAACTCGTCGGGGTCGGCCCGCGCGGCCAGGTCGAGTGGGTCCACCAGAACGGCGAGCGGTACGACGTGGTGTGGGGCTACGACGTCGACCCGATGGACAACGGGAACCTCTTCATCACCGCCACGGTGAAGGGCCACCAGACGCTCGTCTACGAGTTCGACCCCGAGACCCAGGAGCGCGTCTGGTCGAAGACCTTCGACGAGGCCGACACCCACGACGCCGACCTCATCAACAACGGCACGGAGATTCTGGTCGCGAACATGCGCAACTACAACGAGTCGGCCGACCGCAACGACGACCGCCTCTTCGTCTACAACCGGACGACCGACGAAATCACGTGGGAGTGGCGGTTCGCCGACCACTACGACCCCGGGAACCTCGAGGAGAACTACACCGACGACTGGACCCACGTCAACGACGTCGACAAGATCGGCGAGGGGCTCTACCTGGCGTCGCCTCGCAACTTCGACCAGGCCGTCGTGGTGAACCGCTCGACGAACGAGATCGTCATGAAGCTCGGCGAGGACGGGAAGACGGACATCCTCAACGAGCAGCACAACCCCGACTACCTCGAGAGCGAGAACGGCACGCCCACCCTGCTGGTCGGCGACAGCGAGAACGACCGCATCGTCGAGTACGCGAACCCCGACGGCGACCTCACGGACGGCACTGGCTGGAACCGGACCTGGACGCTGACCGGCGACCTCGCGTGGCCGCGGGACGCAGACCGCCTCCCGAGCGGCAACACCCTGGTCTCCGACTCCAGCAACCACCGCGTGCTGGAGGTCACGCCCGAGGGCGAGGTCGTCTGGGAGTTCTACGCGCCGTGGCTGGTGTACGACGCGGCCCGGCTCCCGGCGGGCGAACACGGCGGCCCGACCATGACCGACCTGAACGCCACCGGGACCCACGAGGTCCACGGTGACGCCGACATCCACCAGAACGCGACGCGGCTGGAGGCGTGCCACGAGCTGCTGGCGAACGTGAGCGGACTGGCCGACGGCGGAGCGACGGCCGGCGAGACGACCGACGGAGCGAGCGCCGGGGAGACGACAGAGCGCGCGATGGAGGACGGGACCACCGAGAGCGATGCCGGCGAGACGGACGACGAGCAGGCCGAGCCGGCGGGCGCCCACACCGAAGTGCCCGGCTTCGGTCCCCTCGAGGGCGTCGCGGGACTGCTCGGATCCCTCGCGCTGCTGTTCGTCGGAATCGGAGTCTCGCGGCGTCGATAGCCCGCTCGACGGACTCCTTCTTCAGAGCCGGTACTGTTCGCCGTCGAGCGCCAGCGGTTCCTCGAACGCCTCTTCGGCGGGATAGAAGTGCGAGACGTGGACGAGCCGGGTCTCGTCGGCGTCGAGGTCGTCGGCCAGCGCCAGCGCTCCCTCGCGGGTCATGTGCTTGGTGCCGAACGTCCGGGCGACGCCGTCCGGACCGTGGTGGTCGCCCCCGACGGGGTGGTGCTCGCAGAGGTGGGCGGGGACGATGCCGTCGGCCAGCAGCAGGTCGGGGTCGGAAAGCGCCTCGCGGCTCGCCTCGGGAATCGCGTAGCTGGTGTCGCCGGTCAGAGAGAGCTTCGCGCCGGTCTCGGGGTCCTCGACGACGACGCCGTAGCAGACCAGCGGCGGGTGCTCGACCGGCACCAGCGTCACGTCGAGCCCGCAGACCGAGAAGGGTTCGAGCGGCGGGTGGTCGCTGACGGTCACCCGGTCGAGGTAGTCGTACTTCGAGCGGATCGTGCCCGCGACGCTCTCGTCGGTGATCGGGTCGACCTCGTCGGCGGCGTGGACCGGCAGGTCGTCGAACAGCCGGTACGCATTTCCTAGGCCGTCGAGGTGGTCGAAATGTATATGGGTGATTATCGCCTCGTCGGGGAGGCCCACGTGCCGGGTCAGAAACTGGTGGCGGAAGTCGGGGCTGGCGTCGATCAGGAGCGACCCGCCGGTGCGCTCGTTCCGGACGTGGACCGAGAACCGCGAGCGCTCGACGCCCCGTTCCCTGGCTTCTTCGCAGGTGTCGCAGTCGCAGTCCGGCGTGGGCGTCCCGGTCGTGTCGCCGGTGCCGAGGAGGGTGACCTGCATCTGGTTCCGGGTAGTCGCTTCGGGTACAAAGCTTTCCGGGACGCGCCCGCGAACGGGCGGCCGACGCGGGTCAGGCGTCGCCACTGTGACGCTCGCGTCGGCCCGCAGTCACATTTGGATGGAGCGCGAACCACCGATGGTTCCATGAGCACGCCTGAGCAGAACCTCGAGACCGCGATGGACGGGTCCAGCGACGACGAGGCCCGCGAGCGAGCGATAGACGAACTCGAGACCGCCAACGAGTGCGACGCGCTCGCGGACCTGGCCCGGTCGGCCGACCTGGCCGAGCGGTATCGCGAGCGGGCGCTGGAAAAGCTGGCGACCCCGCAGTGCGATTCGAAGCTGGCGGAACTCGTCGACGGCGGGGAGCTGCCGGGGTCGCTGCGCGAGCGCGCCGAGTCGCTGCTCGAAGAGACGCCCGAGGACGCCGGGGCGGGTCCGTAGAGCGCGAGCGGAGAGGCGGACGCAGGCGCGGTCGGACCGCGGTCAGTGGTCGTGGTCGTGGCTGTGCCCGCCGTCGGCGCTCGCGCCGCCCGAGCCCGAGATGTCGCCGCCGGCGACCAGCGCGTCGTGGTCGCCCTCGATCATGTCGAGGTCCTTGAGGTTGTCCCGCTCCTCGAAGTCCTGGACGGCGTCGACGAAGTCCTCCTGGGTCAGCGCGGTCCGCTCCTCGGTCAGCGCGTCGAGCACCGCCTCGCGCAGCACCATCCGGAGGTCGCTGCCGGTCAGCCCCTCGGTCTCCTCGGCGAGCTCGTCGGGGTCGAAGTCGACGATCTCCATCGGCCGGGTGATGAGCCGGAGGATGTCCGAGCGCATCTGGCGGTCGGGCTTCGGGAAGTTGACGATCTCGTCGAAGCGCCGCCAGGCCGCGGCGTCGAGCTGGTCGGGGTGGTTGGTCGCGCCGATGAGCAGCACGTCGTCCTGGATGAGGCTGATGTTGTCGATGGACTTGAGCAGGGTGTTGACCGCGCGCTTGATGGCGGCGTGCTCGTCGCTCGCGCGGGTCTTGGCCACGAAGTCGAACTCGTCCATGAACAGGATGCACGGCGAGAGCCGCTTGGCCACCTCGAACACCTTCTCGACGTTCTTGGCGGTCTCGCCGAGGTACTGGCTGGTGATCATCGACAGCTTGACCTCCACGAACGGGAGGTCGAGATCGTAGGCCAGCGCCCGGGCGGTCGAGGTCTTCCCGGTGCCCGGCGGGCCGACGAACAGCAGCTTGCCGATCTCCCGCAGGCCGATCTCCGCGAGGTACTCGCGGTGCTCGATCGCCTTGACGATCTTGTGTATCTCGGCCTCCTGGTCCTGGGTCAGTACCAGGTCGTCGAGCGTGGTCTCGATCTCCTCGGGCGCCCGGATGTCCACGAGGTCGAGCATCTCCTCCTCCTCCTCGTCGGCGAAGTACTGGGCGAGCAGCCCGTCGATCCACGCCCGGTCGGCCTGCACCGGTCGGTTGGCGTCGCGGGCCGCCTCGTAGTCGGCGCCCTCGACCTCGTCCTCGAAGGCGTCGGCCAGCACCGGGTTGTGGAGCACCCGGTCCTCGCCGCGCTGGAGGAACCACTCCTCGGCCATGTCGGGCTGGGTGAGCTCGAGCGACCCCGAGAACTCGTCGCGGTCGGTGAACATCAGCTCGGAGATGGCGCTCCAGGGGTTCTCGACCCCGGTCGCCCGGCGCGCGTTCTCGATCGTCGGGCGGATGGGGCGCTCGATGCCCAGCGGCGAGTCGTCGCCGCCGGACCGGTCGGTCGCATCGGTCGCGCCGTCGGGCCAGAACACCTGCCGGTAGCGCGGGGGAAGGTCGTTCTCGTCAAGCGCTCGGTTGTCGTTGTAGCGGCTCGCGGTGAGCAGAAATTCGACGACGTCCAGTGCCGCGTCGCTCATTCCCGGGAGTTTTGACGCCAAAGGTGCTTAAGCGCGTCGAAGCCGCCCCGGTCCGGGCGGGAGAGCAGTCGATCACGTCGCGGTCGCGTTGCCGTCCACCGCGGTCTCGTCGACGTAGATGACCGTGCTGCTGATGACGCAGCCGCTGTCGTGGAGGTACCGCTGGACCTCGTAGCGGTGGTAGCCCGACATGTACTGGTCGATGTCGGCGGCGCTGTCGTACTCCTTCGCGCAGGAGTCGGCGTCGCCGAGCGCGATGACGACCGGGGGCTTGTCGCCCTCGAGCAGTGAGGCCCGCTTCACGCTGTCGGTCTCGGCGCCGTACAGCTCCATGTACCACGCGAACGGTAGCCGGGCGAACCAGCCGTCGCCCGCCGGCGGTGCGGCGTGCGAGTCGGGGTTCGGCGCGTGGAGGTTGTCGCCGTCGAAGCCCGGGTCGTCGCCGTAGTACATCACGTCGATGCCCTCGTTCGACTGCGCGACATCCCGGATCTGGTCGAGGACGGGCTTCATCTCGCTGGAGGACTGGGCGTACTGGACCAGTTCGTTGTCCGGGCTCTGGGAGTCGAGGTACGACGTGCTGACCGCGGTGGCGCCGACCTGTCCGGCGACGAGCAGCAGGACCAGCGCGGCCGCGGTCGCCGCGACAGCGTCGCCGTCCGCCACGCTCTCGAGGCCGAGGCGGGCGATGAGCGCGAGGCCGACCGCGGCCGGGACGACCAGCGGGACGATCATGTGGATGGTCTCCCACGGGAAGGGGTTGTCCACGATGACCGGGTAGCCGAGCACGCTGGCGAAGCCCCAGTAGGCGCCGAACGACACGACGTCCCGGGGCAGGTCGTCGGCGTACCGGTCGACCACGAAGCCGATGACGGCGAGCGCGACCAGCGCGATGGCGCCCGCCCCCAGGATCACCATCAGCGGTTTGAACGCCGAGAGGTACGACCCCTCGTTGCCGGCGCCCCACTGGCCGACGAACGCGTTCCACGACCCGAAGATGGCCTCGTCGACGACGGCCGGCAGCAGCGTCGGGTTCCCGAGCGCCTCGTAGAGGCCGGGCGCGTCGGTGCCGAGCCGGTCGGGGTTGCGGGGCGCGTAGAAGAACACGAAGATGGCGAAGAACTCGAACACCGCCAGCGTGACGTGGGGCCACCAGTCGGCGAGGCCGCGGGCGGTCAGCTTGACGCGGTCCCAGACCGTCGCGAACAGGCCGCGCTCGCCCGCCCGTTCGACGAACAGCCGGTGGTCCCAGAGCAGGACGAGCGCGCCGAGCCAGCAGACCGGGTAGACCAGCGCGTTCTCCTTGGTGGTGAACGCGAGCGCGAACGACGCGACCCCGGCGTAGAGGAACGCGGGCCGCCGGTGGTCGTACGCCCGGACGAGGAAGCCGAACGCCACCAGCATGAACCCCGCCAGCAGCAGGTCGTTGCGGTAGAACCGCGAGTAGTACAGCAGGAGCGGGTTGAACGCCAGCAGCAGCGCCATCGCCACGGTCTCGGAGTCGCGCAGCCGCTGGCGGAACAGCAGCGCCGACAGCGGGAACAGCCCGCCAAGCAGCGCGACCACGAACCGCATCGTGAAGTCCGACGCGCCGAACAGGTCGAACAGGTGGCCGTTCACGATGGTCAGGAACGGGCCGTGGACGATGGGACGGTACTCGTAGGCGCCGTTCTCCATGAACCGGTAGGCCCAGTAGGCGACCCGGGCCTCGTCCTGGTGGGCGACGCGGGCGCCGAGGCTCACGAACCGGGCGAGCAGGGCGACCGCGGTGATGCCGACCACGACGAGTTGGGTCCGGGAGGCGAAGCCGGTCAGCGTCTCGCCGACGTCCGCGGTCGACCGGGAGGTCTCAGTTTTCGATGCCATGAGTGGGTTCTACGGCGTGTTTCGGAGGGGAGGGAGGGAGAGTCCGTGTGCGGGCGACGCGAGCCGAACGGGTCATTGCACAGTTATAGCTGCGGGTTCGGACAAATAGTTTCTGGACCGACGCGTCGAAGCGGGCGCTTACGTGTGGGTAGTCGAGGAATCCCCGGAATCACGAGAGTATGGACGTCAGCTGTTAACTCGGTCGCAGCGTGAGAGACGGTAGAAGACCAGACAGCTGACTACTGCCGTCACAAATGAGTTACCGCGACCGCACAGCACCGCACCGCGACCGCGGGCCTCGCACCTCCCCAGCCTCCTCGCTCGCACCGGGAGACAAACCGCGTCTCCCGAGCCCTGTCGTCCGAAAATCGAAGATTTTCGGGATCACGAAAGGCGAAGCCTTTCGAACGACTTCGCTTCACTCAGCAGGACTCCGCTCGCTTCGTCCCTCGCACGCTTGGCGCGGCACGGAGGCCGCGCCAGCACGCGCCGGGTAGAAGGTCAGATAGGGAGTCCACACGACCCGACCGCCACCCACCTCCCGCCGTCCGGAAACTCCGAGCGACGAGCCGGGAGTTCTACTGTCATTTAAGACCATAGAGAACGATTACCGGAGCATGGGAGACGACACGACACCAGTCATCGCGAAGGCCGTCCGAACGCCGCAGGGCAAGGAAGACGGCGTCTACGCCGACGTCCGGAGCGAGGACCTCTCGGTGCCGCTGATCGACACCATCCTCGAGGAGACCGGCCTCGACAGCGACCACATCGACGACCTGATGTGGGGCGTCGCCCAGCAGCGCGACGAGCAGGACAACAACGTCGCCCGGGTCATCGCGCTCCTCTCGGAGCTCGGCGAGGGCGTACCCGCCGCCTCGATCAACCGCTGGTGCGCCTCGTCGATGCAGGCGGTCATCAGCGCGAGCGACGCCGTCCGTGCCGGCCAGCGCGAGGCCATCATCGCGGGCGGCGTCGAGAACATGAGCCGCGTGCCGATGGAGGGCGGCTACGACAGCGTCCACCCGCGGCTCGCGGAGATGTACAACGTCGGCGAGCTCCAGATGGGGATGACCGCCGAGAAGGTCGCCGAGGAGTACGGCATCAGCCGCGAGCAGCAGGACGAGTACGCGCTCCGGAGCCAGCAGCGCGCGGCCGAGGCCGCCGAGTCCGGCCGGTTCGACGACGAGATCGTCCCCATCGAGACCGACGAGGGCCTGGTCGAGACCGACGAGGGCATCCGGCCCGACACCAGCCTGGAGGCGCTCTCGCAGCTCCCGACCGTCTTCAAGGGCGACGGCACGGTCACGCCGGGCAACGCCTCCCAGATCTCCGACGGCGCGGCGGCGACGCTGGTCACCAGCGAGTCGTTCGCCGAGGACCACGGCCTCGACGTCCTGGCCTACGTCGGCGACAACAACGTCGCCGGCGTCGACCCGACCGTGATGGGCATCGGCCCGGTCCCGGCGACCCGGGGCCTGCTCGAGCGCACCGGCGAGTCCATCGACGAGTTCGACCTGGTGGAGCTCAACGAGGCGTTCGCCAGCCAGACGGTGTACTCCCGCGACGAACTCGGCGTCGACCCCGAGAAGTTCAACGTCAACGGCGGCGCCATCGCGCTGGGCCACCCGCTGGGCGCCTCCGGCGCCCGGCTGCCGGTGACGCTCGTCCACGAGATGGAGAAGCGCGACGCCGAGAAGGGCCTGGCGACCCTCTGCGTCGGCTTCGGGCAGGGCGCGGCCATCACGTTCGAGCGGAAGTAGGGTCGGCGGCCGTTCTTTTCATCGGCGTTTTGCAAGCGAGGGATAGCCGACGCGAGCGACCGAGCGCCGCCTCAGCCGTCGCCCTGCATGTCCTCCAGGAGTTCGCGGAGGTCGGGTATCTCGACCGCGTCGAAGCCGAACGCCGCGCCGTCCGGCCGGGTCAGCGCGTAGTCGAACTCCTCGCCCTCGTCGATGCGGATGCCGTCCGGGTCGCCGACGATCGGATCCTCGCCGGGCTCGGTGTCTGGGTCCCGAGTCATAGCATCCAGTTGGGCGCGACGACCTTTAATCTCGGAGGCCGAGATCGCCTCGGGAGAGAATCGTCGTCCGGGGGCCGGCGGTCGGCCGGAGACCGCAGCGATAAATTCAGTCGTCGGCGCTGACCGCGCCGGAGTCGCCCGAGACGTTCGCGTCGGGCACCGTCCCGTCCTCGTTCCAGCCCCGGACCGCGTAGTACTCGTCGAGCGCCTCCTCGATGCCGGGGATGTCGTAGGGCAGGCGGTCGGCGTCCCGGGCGATTCCCCGGCGGTTGTTGAAGTGGCGTTCGAGTTCCACAATTCGGTTGCCGATTTCGAGCAGGTCCTCGAAGTCGGCGTCGAACAGCATCTCGTAGCGCTCGGGGCTCATGAAGTCCCGCGAGAACTTGCAGACGACGCCCGCGTCGTTGAGCGCCATCAGGTTCTCGCGCTCGACCAGCCGCTCTGGTTTCCCGTCGAGGCCGGTGGGCTCCATCGCCTCGTCCTTGCCGACGAGGGGGTACTCGACCGAGTAGAAGGTGGCGTACATGTGGTCGGCCCCGCGGTTGGCGACCGCGTAGCTCAGACCCTGGCCGTGGAGGATGCGGCCCTCGTGGGCGGCGAAGTCCATCCCCTTCACGGTCCAGTTCTCGACGCCCAGGTCGTCGTGGGCGCGGTCGATGCCCTCCGCGAGCAGGTCGCCGACGCCCTCTCGGTGGGCGATCTTCTCCACGAGGTCGAGGATGAGGTCCTCGTCGCCGAAGCGGTCCTCGCTGGCGAGGTACGCCGACACCGTGTTCCCGGTCGAGATGGTGTCGATGCCGTACCGGTCGCAGAGCTCGTTGGACTTCATCACGTCGACGATGTCGTCGATGCCGGCGTTCGACCCGAACGCCATCGCGGTCTCGAACTCCGGTCCCTCGGTCTCGACGCCGGCCTCCTCGTCTCTGGTCGGGAGCTTGCAGGCGAACGCGCAGGCCGAGCAGGTGCCTTTCTTGTACTTCTTCTCGGCGACCGAGTCGCCGTTGATGCCGTCGGCGCCCTCGAACGACTGCTCGGAGAAGTAGTAGGAGGGCAGGCCGTCCATCTCGTTGGCGAGGTCCATCACCGAGACGGTCCCCTGCTCCTTCATGATGTGGTCGGTCGTGGCGGCCTCGCGGTGGATGTCCATCTGGCCCGCGGGGATGTCGATGTCCGGCGGGGAGTCGCCGTCGAAGGTGACGGCCTTGACGTTCTTGGCGCCGAGCACCGCGCCGAGGCCGCCCCGGCCGAACGCGCGCTCCTCGGTCGTCATGATGGAGGCGAACCGGACGCGGTTCTCGCCCGCGGGGCCGATGCAGGCGACGTGCTCGGACTCCAGACCGTGCTCCTCGTCGAGGTACGCGCAGGTCTTGGGCACCGTCGCGCCTTCGAGGTCCGGCACCTCCTCGAACTCGATTCCCTCGTCGGTGACGTGAACGACGACCAGGTCGTCGCTCTCGCCGGCGATCTCGACCGCGCTGTAGCCGGTGTCGGCGAAGTGCCGGGACATGAAGCCGCCCGCGTTCGACGAG containing:
- a CDS encoding flippase activity-associated protein Agl23 → MASKTETSRSTADVGETLTGFASRTQLVVVGITAVALLARFVSLGARVAHQDEARVAYWAYRFMENGAYEYRPIVHGPFLTIVNGHLFDLFGASDFTMRFVVALLGGLFPLSALLFRQRLRDSETVAMALLLAFNPLLLYYSRFYRNDLLLAGFMLVAFGFLVRAYDHRRPAFLYAGVASFALAFTTKENALVYPVCWLGALVLLWDHRLFVERAGERGLFATVWDRVKLTARGLADWWPHVTLAVFEFFAIFVFFYAPRNPDRLGTDAPGLYEALGNPTLLPAVVDEAIFGSWNAFVGQWGAGNEGSYLSAFKPLMVILGAGAIALVALAVIGFVVDRYADDLPRDVVSFGAYWGFASVLGYPVIVDNPFPWETIHMIVPLVVPAAVGLALIARLGLESVADGDAVAATAAALVLLLVAGQVGATAVSTSYLDSQSPDNELVQYAQSSSEMKPVLDQIRDVAQSNEGIDVMYYGDDPGFDGDNLHAPNPDSHAAPPAGDGWFARLPFAWYMELYGAETDSVKRASLLEGDKPPVVIALGDADSCAKEYDSAADIDQYMSGYHRYEVQRYLHDSGCVISSTVIYVDETAVDGNATAT
- a CDS encoding MBL fold metallo-hydrolase, whose product is MQVTLLGTGDTTGTPTPDCDCDTCEEARERGVERSRFSVHVRNERTGGSLLIDASPDFRHQFLTRHVGLPDEAIITHIHFDHLDGLGNAYRLFDDLPVHAADEVDPITDESVAGTIRSKYDYLDRVTVSDHPPLEPFSVCGLDVTLVPVEHPPLVCYGVVVEDPETGAKLSLTGDTSYAIPEASREALSDPDLLLADGIVPAHLCEHHPVGGDHHGPDGVARTFGTKHMTREGALALADDLDADETRLVHVSHFYPAEEAFEEPLALDGEQYRL
- a CDS encoding thiolase family protein produces the protein MGDDTTPVIAKAVRTPQGKEDGVYADVRSEDLSVPLIDTILEETGLDSDHIDDLMWGVAQQRDEQDNNVARVIALLSELGEGVPAASINRWCASSMQAVISASDAVRAGQREAIIAGGVENMSRVPMEGGYDSVHPRLAEMYNVGELQMGMTAEKVAEEYGISREQQDEYALRSQQRAAEAAESGRFDDEIVPIETDEGLVETDEGIRPDTSLEALSQLPTVFKGDGTVTPGNASQISDGAAATLVTSESFAEDHGLDVLAYVGDNNVAGVDPTVMGIGPVPATRGLLERTGESIDEFDLVELNEAFASQTVYSRDELGVDPEKFNVNGGAIALGHPLGASGARLPVTLVHEMEKRDAEKGLATLCVGFGQGAAITFERK
- a CDS encoding ATP-binding protein — protein: MSDAALDVVEFLLTASRYNDNRALDENDLPPRYRQVFWPDGATDATDRSGGDDSPLGIERPIRPTIENARRATGVENPWSAISELMFTDRDEFSGSLELTQPDMAEEWFLQRGEDRVLHNPVLADAFEDEVEGADYEAARDANRPVQADRAWIDGLLAQYFADEEEEEMLDLVDIRAPEEIETTLDDLVLTQDQEAEIHKIVKAIEHREYLAEIGLREIGKLLFVGPPGTGKTSTARALAYDLDLPFVEVKLSMITSQYLGETAKNVEKVFEVAKRLSPCILFMDEFDFVAKTRASDEHAAIKRAVNTLLKSIDNISLIQDDVLLIGATNHPDQLDAAAWRRFDEIVNFPKPDRQMRSDILRLITRPMEIVDFDPDELAEETEGLTGSDLRMVLREAVLDALTEERTALTQEDFVDAVQDFEERDNLKDLDMIEGDHDALVAGGDISGSGGASADGGHSHDHDH
- a CDS encoding arylsulfotransferase family protein, whose translation is MHDTSRRWLAAALALACCLSMATPLVAASNGTNASGTAQNATDAGAAQNATPNPCAGTITAPANGTTVISVQGFRFGEQGGKRPAKLVGVGPRGQVEWVHQNGERYDVVWGYDVDPMDNGNLFITATVKGHQTLVYEFDPETQERVWSKTFDEADTHDADLINNGTEILVANMRNYNESADRNDDRLFVYNRTTDEITWEWRFADHYDPGNLEENYTDDWTHVNDVDKIGEGLYLASPRNFDQAVVVNRSTNEIVMKLGEDGKTDILNEQHNPDYLESENGTPTLLVGDSENDRIVEYANPDGDLTDGTGWNRTWTLTGDLAWPRDADRLPSGNTLVSDSSNHRVLEVTPEGEVVWEFYAPWLVYDAARLPAGEHGGPTMTDLNATGTHEVHGDADIHQNATRLEACHELLANVSGLADGGATAGETTDGASAGETTERAMEDGTTESDAGETDDEQAEPAGAHTEVPGFGPLEGVAGLLGSLALLFVGIGVSRRR
- a CDS encoding aldehyde ferredoxin oxidoreductase family protein, with the translated sequence MNHAKGPLLTVDVGERETRTEDVDDVLASFIGGRGVGTKLAHDRVPFDADPFGPDNSLFFTTGPMQMSQMSFTGRMNVTGVSPLTGGLLSSNAGGFMSRHFADTGYSAVEIAGESDDLVVVHVTDEGIEFEEVPDLEGATVPKTCAYLDEEHGLESEHVACIGPAGENRVRFASIMTTEERAFGRGGLGAVLGAKNVKAVTFDGDSPPDIDIPAGQMDIHREAATTDHIMKEQGTVSVMDLANEMDGLPSYYFSEQSFEGADGINGDSVAEKKYKKGTCSACAFACKLPTRDEEAGVETEGPEFETAMAFGSNAGIDDIVDVMKSNELCDRYGIDTISTGNTVSAYLASEDRFGDEDLILDLVEKIAHREGVGDLLAEGIDRAHDDLGVENWTVKGMDFAAHEGRILHGQGLSYAVANRGADHMYATFYSVEYPLVGKDEAMEPTGLDGKPERLVERENLMALNDAGVVCKFSRDFMSPERYEMLFDADFEDLLEIGNRIVELERHFNNRRGIARDADRLPYDIPGIEEALDEYYAVRGWNEDGTVPDANVSGDSGAVSADD
- a CDS encoding DUF6653 family protein; the encoded protein is MAATLRRRLAEADFWDRHENPASGWTRVPTGPLLVYALYARNWKLLAATVAFVVVNPVLFPEPDPESDEGWMTRGVRGERLWVEGADAGRANLLNVVNAPVFLYALYSAVRRKPGRTAVFTALTMSLKLAFVNEMARLYDRETGRPAAEEAA